A segment of the Brevinematales bacterium genome:
TTCGCGTCCGGGGTATACCATCCCACTTTATTCTCCACACAGTAATCGATATTCGGCTTTTCCGCCTGGTTCGCCCATGACGTAAAGATGAGCGGAGCCTTCATAAACAGCGCCTCGAACGTGGTGGACGCGCCCGCTTTCGCGATACACAGGTCGGACGCGGACAGGAGCTCGTTCATATTATTCACGAAACCCAGCGGTACGAGGTTGGTGTCGGACTTCTCCTCGCGCACCATCCGTTCGAGCTCGTCCTTGAGCGCGGCGTTCTTCCCGCATACGTTGAGGATATTGACCTTATAGCCCTTGCGGTACATCTCGCGGACATATCCCGCGATCATCCCGATACCCTGCCCGCCTTCGCTGGTCAGGATCGTGATACGCGACGGGTCGAGGTTATACTGTTTCTGGATCTCAGCGCGGGTGTGCGCGAGGATCAGGAACTTATTATTTACCGGGAACGGGAATACCTTGATACGGTCGGGTTTGATGCCGCGCCGCATACATTTCGCCTTGGATTTTTCCGACGCGACGACGATATTATCCGCGCGTTTCTCGCACCAGAACGAGTAGGCGTCGAACGGGTCGGTAATACAGCCGATGACCTTCGCCGGGAGTCTGAGCTTATCGCGCGCCATCGCCGCGACCGATAGGGAGTAGTAATGGCAGGAAAAGATCAGGTCGGGATTGTACGCCCTGACGAATTCGCGCCCCTTGCGGATGAAGCTGCCGAACCCGATAGGCAGGACGAGATGTCCGACCGGGTGGGTGAGCTCCATCATCCGGTAAGTGATACGGGCGTAGGTATGGTTCTTGAGGCACGCGTCCCAGAAGCCCTTCATCCGCTTATCGGCGGCGAGAGCCCCCGCCGCGACCGCGAAGTCCACGACGTCGATCTGGTACTTCCCGGGGAATAGTTCCTCGATGGAGTCCTTGACTGCGAGCGCGGGCATTTTATGCCCCGCTCCGGCCTCGAGAATCGGCATGAGTATCTTTTTCTTCGGCATAGATAGTCCTTAAATGTCAGTGCGTATATTTTAACGGAAAGAGGGGAGAATGACAAGATTAAAATAATATCGAACGTGATTATTTGCACAGAATGTACTACAGATCTCGATTTATATATTATCTGATTTGATGCTGATTTGTTTCAATATCGCCTGTAACCATTTATCATGATCAGGGTCATAGCCTTTTGTACCGAATGGTATCGGATAGAAAGGGGTACTTAAGAGTTCATGTTCGGGTAGAATAACTTTATATCCATTATTTTCTAAAAGTGTTTTTACCATCACTATTTCTGCGGCAATGAACCATGCTCGGTTAAATTCTCCTGTTCCGTATGGGCGAATGATTGCCATATTTCGGAGATGATAATCACAGATCGAGCCTATTAATTCAGGTTCGATGGTTTCTTGATTTTCAATGCGGGATACTAAACATTGGTAGATTTCTAGATCGATCGGTTTTGCATTTTTTATTCTTGAATAACCCGGTAAATCACCGAATTTTTCTAATAGGTATAGTAAAAATAAAGCACAAGGTTGAGAGTGAACGAATTCTTCATCATTGCTGGAAAGGTATTCTAAAACAAAACGGCCTGTAATGAATTTCAAGATATTTTTTAAACCAAAGATATAGCAAAGAGCAATACTATGGCAATAACGGAGGGCTATGCCATACTCCCATAAACCGAATTTCTTTGCGTAAAACTGCCAATAAAGGACACGTTCGAGTTCCTGCCATGCATCGGGTTTGTTGGAAATAATTTTTGAATTGAAAATTTCATCCATGATATCGTAGGTTGTAATTCCTAAAAGAGCTATCATTTTTTCATTCAGTTGATTCTCTTTTAGACCGAATTCTGTATAAAAATGATACCGTTCTAGGAAATTCTTTTCAGGCCTTCCCTCTATGTAGTTTTTATAATACTTGGCGAGCTTTTCATTAACACGGCGGATAATTTCACTGTTCTTCAAGATAGTCCCTTAAGAAAGTAATTACAGCTCCTTGATCCGTTTGACCTGTTCGATATCCTCAGGTTCCAGTTGCGGGTATGTCCTGAGCACATCGTGATGACTTGAACCGGTTGCAAGCATTTTTACTATTTCCTTGACCGAGATGTGAGTCTCCCTGATAGACGGCAGACCCTTGCAGAATTCCGGCGATACCGTTATCCTGTCGAGCTTTTCCATAAGTCCCCCTTTCTCAAAACCCCTTCACTTATCTAAATTGTAGTGCCTGATTTCGTCCAGTTTTTTTCGCGTCTTATCACGCTGTTTATCCAGCGGATACCCCATCGTGATGACCATATCGATCTTTTTCCCCTCGGAGATGTTCAATAGCTTATTGAGCGGCTTCTCGTTGAACCATCCCAGCATGCATGTCCCCAGGCCTTCCTCAGCGGCCTGAAGGCAGAAATGTTCCGCCGCGATACCGATATCGATCAGGTTGTACGGGCGATTCTTGATAGCCCCGCCGACGCGCGCGGTCAGGTTCGACGGTTCGGTGACTACGACCACCATGACCGGCGCGGTGAGCGTAAAATGATTGAAATTGAGTATCACGCCGAATGTTTCGCTCGCGACCTTCTTCCGTAAATCCGGGTCGTCGATCACGATAAAGTACCACGGTTGGGAATTGCACGCGGACGGCGCGATGCGCGCGGCCTCGAGACAACGCTCTATTTTTTCACGCTCTACCGGCGTATCCTTATATTTCCTGTTGCTCTGCCGGAATTTCGCCAATTCCATAAATGTCATTCATATTCTCCATTCGTTAATTATCTGCAATCAGGTTATCCCTCGACAGCACCTCGGCTTCGCTTCCCTCGCTGATACTCGGGACAGGCGGTAAAAGGCTCGGGATGACTCCAACCCGTCACACTGAGCGTAGTCGAAGCATGAGCGCTTGCCCCGCGTTCCTCGCGGGGTGTCGAAGCATGAGCCCAAATAAGCGGGAATCCCCTAACGGGTTCGCCAGCCTGCCGGGTATTACTGTACGTTATATTATCCCATGATTTACGGAAAAAAGAAAGAAATTTTACTTTTATTCGCCCGTACCCGAAAATATATCCGCGGGGAAACGAATGGAAAAATGCGGGTGTTGTTCTACGGAAATCGGCGGCGAACCGGGTAAAGTAAAAATCGGCGGGAAAACCTACTGCGGCGACTGCGCCAAGGTGTGCCGGAAGTGCGGCCGTGTGATGATAAACGGGAAGCACAAGTCCGAAAAAATACGCAATCTCGATTATTGCCCCGAATGTTACGCGAGTCTGCTTCACCCTGTCTGTGCGGGGTGCGGGAAATCGCTGACCGCGAAGCGCGCGTTTACCCATCTCCGTTCTTTCTATTGCCCCGTGTGCATTACCGCGCCCCTCTGTCCCTCCTGCGGCCGGCCGCATTCCGCCGATACGGACAAACGTTGCCCGAAGTGCGGGGATATCCACGGGATTACCCCGAAGAAGGCGATGGGGATTTATCAACGGGTGGTGTCCAATATCCTTTTCCATTTCAATCTCCTCCTGCCGGGCGACGTGCCTATCCATCTTGTGCAGTTTTCCGGGCTCCAGAACTACGCGGGCGGGACAAACCTGCGGACGGCCGGATTATTCGTACCGTTGAAGAACGCCAACATACTCGGGAATATCTACATAGTACCGTACTACCCGGAGGAATATTTCGTGACCGTGCTGACCCATGAGCTGACGCACGCGTGGCAGTACCTCCATTGGAAGCGGAAGGATTATGAGAATATCGAGCTCCGGGAGGGGATGGCGATCTATATCGAGTACGAGTACGCCAAAATCTGCCACTATTACGCCGAGGTCGGCGCGATCGATACGATGCTCGAGGTCAACCGCGACCTTCCGCATATCGCGGGATTCCGCCGTATACAGGAACTCTCGAAAACCCGTAAGCCCGAAGGCCTCCTCACATTCTTTCAGTCTATTTAGAAAAATAGTCACTGTCTATAATAAAAAACCCGGATACCATAAAGTACCCGGGCATATCGTGAGAATCCATTCTATCTGGAATTAAGCTCCGCTGCCGACTGTGATGCTGACCTTATTACCGGGCATTTTTTTAATTTGGATAAACTCGATAGCGACATAGATATTGATAGCGGTTATCTCGCCCTTTTCTTTCAGGACGGTTACCGTGCAGAAAGAGCCGTCGTCGAACGTTTTATCGTAACTCTTCTGCGGAAATGTCACAGTCTTGAGCGCGGGCAGATTGAATAATTTGAGGAATACGAATGCTTCCTGGACAGTCATTTCCGGGATAGTGACCGTATCGTCGCCGCCTTCAAAATATGCGTATTTTCTGATGATGATTCCCTTATCATAGAAGAAATTAACATCCAGTTGATACCCGTCGTCTTCTCCGGCAGGCTGAAAGCTGTTAGTGACTGTTTTCTTCAACGGCGCGAAGTTTTTGCTGAAATAATCGGCGAAACCGATACCGGGCTGGGGAACCGGCAGACGCCCCATAAAACCCTCGAAAACATATCCCTTATCCGCGCCGTATTTTACATATACCCATTTACCCTTGAGGCCTTCATAAGTCATCGTCACCGGAGCGGACTTTTCCTCTAATATCTCCACCGCCGCGCCGTAAGGGATTTTCGTGAGCTTTTCGCCTTCAAGGCTGGGGGTTTTCCGCATATTGAGGCCGGACTGCGCGTAGATAAACAGCATCTTCGTACTACCCTGCGTCACTTGTTCCACTACGGAAGGCGCGGAATTGGTAGTCTTGTTCGCGCCGCCGCTATTACCGCATCCGATCACGGCTGCCGTAAGAAACAGCGCCGGTATTAAGGATAATTTCTTCATAAATCCCTCCATGTATATCAGATTAAATAACTATCTCAACTATTTTCCCCCGGGGAATAAATCATCCGTCTGCGCGAACAGGCCGAATATTCCTCCGGAATGCAGGAACAGGATATTCGATTTCTGCGCGAACCCGCCGTCCTTGATCATTTTTGCCATTCCCTGGAACGCCTTCCCGGTATAGACCGGATCGAGGAATATCCCCTCCATCCGCGCGATCCGCTTGATCAGCTCGACTCCTTCCGGCGTGGTTTTAGCGTACCCCGGCCCGACAAACCCGTCCACCATCTGGATGATATCCGCGTGATGAGGGAGAGTGAGACGATGCTCGGCGATATAATCCCGCACCAGAGCGTCGATACGCTCGTGGAAATACTTCGCATCGAGCATGACATTAACGCCGTATAGCCTGACTTTCCAGTCGATCAATTCCTTGAAGAGAATCAGCCCGCCGAGAGTTCCCCCTGTGCCCACCGCGCAGAACACGGCGTCGAACGAGGTATGCATCTGCTTCTCCTGTTCGCGGATTTCGAGGCCTGCCGCGATATACCCGTTCAGCCCGACCGTATCCGTCCCGCCCATCGGCATCACATACGGCTTGTATCCCTTCGCGCGCATCGCTTCCGCGGTCTCTGCGATCAGCGCGCCGCTGTTATGGAAAAGGTCGTGATCGTCCACCCAGCGTATTTCCGCGCCGAGAAGCTGATCGAGCAGGAGATTCCCCTGATAGCCCGCGCCGGGGTCGGTCCCGCCGAGTATCAGCACCGGATGCCATCCGACTCGCCGGCAAAGCACCGCCGCCGCACGCGCGTGATTGGACTGGATACCCCCGCAGGTTATCATACAGTCCGCGCCCTCAGCCCGCGCTTTGAACAGATGGTATTCCAGCTTCCGTATCTTATTCCCGGAAAGCCCGGTTCCCGTCAGGTCGTCCCGTTTGACAAAGACATTGGTTCCGATCTCCTGACTGAAGCGGTCGAGACGTTGAATCGGAGTCGGAGCATGAAGAATAGCCTCTTTTTTCTTTAAAAAATCGAACATAGCGCCACCCCCTGAATTTTCTACGGTCCCTTGACCGGCGCGGCCAATCCTGTGAACGGATAGGCGTCGATATAAACCGGCGGGATAATAAACACTCCGTTGGTATCGATATAGCCCCATTTTCCTTCCGACTTCACGGGAGCGAGCCCACCCTTAAACGGGTACGCTTCTTCATAGGCGAACGGAATCTTCAACTGGCCCGATTGATCCATATAACCGTACTTACCCTTACCTTTGACAGGCGCGAGCCCGCCGACACAGCTTCCGGCGTTCTCGAGGATCGGTTTCATTACGATCTGTCCTTTATTATCGATATACCCGTAACGGTTGGAGACTGCGAATACGGATAGCCCCTCCGACTGCGTGAACAGTTCGTCGAGCGAGGGTATAAGTACGATTACGCCGTTGGTACTCATCATCCCGTACAGTTCGTTACTCTGCACCACCGCGACTCCGCCCGAAAACGGCAGGGCTTTATCGAAAAAGAATCCTCCCACCGGCAACCCGGACAGGGACAGGAATCCGTACATTCCGCCTTTCTTGACAATGGCGTGATGATTGAGGTACGGATATGCCTCGGAATACTTGGGCGGTATCACGATATTCCCGTTCCGGTCGATATACCCGAATAAATCGCCGATCTGGATAACAGCCTTACCCTCGGAGAATTTACCTCCCTTGATGACCGTTAACTGCTGGATCGCCCATTGCGCGCAATGACGGATATCCGGGTCGGTATCCTGAAGGAGGGACGTCAGCGGGACGAGCGATAGGTCGCCGTCGATCAGGCTGAGCGCGCGTATCGCCATCAGGCGCACCTGCTTATCGGAGTCCTTGAATAACCCGCATAACACCGGAACCGAGTCGTCCGCGCGGATTTGTCCGAGCGCCCATGCGGATAAAAAACGTACCAGCGGGTCGGTATCGGTCAGGGCGGTCGTGAGCGCCCGTTCGCCGCCGGAGGTCTTGTACTCCCCGAGCGCCCATGCGGAGAGCTGCCGTTCGAATACGTCGGCGGACTTCATCAGCGCGATAATGCTCTTCAGGCTTTTATCCTTTCCTAATAACGGGTTTCCTTTGACTGTCTGATGGACGCTCTCTATTTTCGCGAGGAGGGCGGTAAAGATTTCTTTCGGTTCCCTCGCGAGGTGATTCATGCTGAGAATAATTTTACCGGTTTTATCGATATACCCGAAAACCATTTTTCCGCCGATATTGCCGAGAGTCTTTTCCGCGGGGAATCCCACCAGCGCCAATCCGTCCGAAAACCCGTCCGCGAAGAGGAAGAACGGTTTGACGAGGTAGTTTCCTTTTTTATCGATATACGCGTATTTCATGCCCTCTTTTATCACGGCAAATCCCTCGCGGAAGCCGTAGGCCTCGGTAAATAGTCCGGTAATCGCCACTTTCCCGGTCTTATCGATATATTGGATGCGGTTGGATAGTTCGACCGGCGCGAGGCCGTCGGAGAAGGACGCGGCCATACTGTACAGAGGCGGGACTATCAATAAGCCGTTTGAATCGATATAGCCGAATTTGTCTCCGGTACGGACGACCGCCATATTTTCGCTGAACGCCCACACCTCATCGAAACGGGGCGGTATCAGGTACTCGCCGGATTTATTGATGACGCCGTATTTCCCCCCTCCGCATGAAAGTATCAGAAGTGTGAACAGAACGAGAACGGTAAATTTTTTCATTGAGAATCCCCGGGTTTTATCTAGACAATTATAACGGTTTTGATAAAAAAAGCCTAAAAATCAGCGGAATATCGTTGAAGTTCAGTATATATATTCGTTGGCGTAGAAACGGTGCGGGAGATTCGTATCGCCGGAAGAGAAGGGAACTTAATATGGCCTTGATGACGAACTTATCATGTCATTGCGATGCCGGGCTACAAAACTTATTGAAGCGCGGTAGAAGCAATCTGTTTTTATGCAAAATAACAATGAATAAAACAGACTGCTTCACCCCGCGTATCGAAAACATATTGCAACGCGGGGTATCGCAGTGACAGGAAATTAAAAATCCTTGTTTGTCAACACGCCCGGCCTGGCGGAAAATCAGTAATCTAAATAGGACGTAAAGTTGAGGATATAGAATTTTTTCAGAGAGGTGTCGTAACGGAGGCGGATATCCATAATTTCGCGGTCTTTGCTCTTGAGAACGAGGTAATGAGTCGCGCTTCCGTCGCCCTGATCGTTATCTCCCTCATAGGCGTCCACCGTATAATCTTGCCAGAATTCTTGGCTATATTTGTAGAGTTCTGATATAATATTCGTATCGATTTCGACGAGAAGCGGAATGTTCTTGTTGGAAATCAATTCGGAGAGAGTGTTGGTAAACGACCCCTCGCAGAGAAAGATGCCTAGATTTCTCGCCTTCTCCGTCAAATCTTCCGGCGACGAACAAGCCGCCGCGAAAGTAATCGAGATGATTGTTAGGAATATGAATTTTTTCATAGTTTCTCCCTAAGATGATTATCATTTTACAATAGAATAAGTTTTTTTTCAATCGGATGCCGTCGAAAATTAAAATTTTTTTTCGGAAGTATTATATAATATAATATAAAAATTATATTATATATAGGCCGGAATTAACCTGAAAAATATTTCATATTAATTAAAACTTAACCTGATTCTGTTATGATTCCGTGTTATAATAAATTAACGGGGAGATGAGGGTTGATTTACAGACTGCTTTTTATTATCACGGTTTCCGTAGTACTCAGCGGATGTCAAGTGGAGGTAAGCAGTTATCTACCTAATACGGGAGATTTTTCCGCGATAGCGTCTATGCCCGCCGGGAGTACCAACCATAACCCCGCATTCAAAGGCCCCTACGTCAATATCACCAATATCAATTACACCGACACTTTTCACGGTACGACCACTATCGCCGAACTCCGTTATATCATGGAATCGCAGGGCGATTTTGTAGGCGGGAATTACCAGATCAAAGGGGTAATCACAGGACTCTGTTCCTACGGCGGGGCATTCACCTCCTATCAGCTCTATGTGCAGGACTGTACCGGCGGGATTTACTTCTGGGTATCCGGCGGCGTTTCTGGCGTGACATCCACCTGCCTCGGGCAGGTGATTACATGCACGGTGACCGCCGCGCAATCGTATAAAGGCCTGAAAGAAGTATCCGCGGTGTCCGGGGTGAGTGTGACTCCTACGGGCGCGCCGTCCGCGATCTATGTCCAGGATCTCCGGAATCTGGCGGGTATCGAGGATGCGATAGTGATCCGCGCGACCGGGACTGTCAAAGAAGTCAAGAAGGATTCGTCGGGCGTGCAGGTGGTCTATTTTAACGAGAGTATCCCGCCGTATTATTCCATCAACGGCGCTTACTCGCCCGGAGACCGTGTCACGATGATCGGGCCGTTATGGATGGGCAATCAGTTACTGATGATAGACGGATACGAAGCGTATGTCCATGTAGATACGACCTATACGTCGATATGGTAGATAAGAGACCTCCCGGCCTACGCCGGAAGGCAAGCAAGTTACAGGTAGAAAGTGGAAATCCCGTTACGCAGTGAGGAACGCGGGGCAAGTGCTCATGCTTCGACACCCCGCTAGGAACGCGGGGCAAGCGCTCATGCTTCGACAAGCTCACACTTCGACTACGCTCAGTGTGACGGGGTGGAGTCACCCCGAGCCTGTCGAGGGGCACTCCGAGCCTTTTACCGAGCGAAGCCGAGGTGCAGTCGAGGAATATTCTATATTACGATATTTTCATGCTGAAATAAATCCAGGAGGAATATAATGAGTAAAAAGGCGATTTTTGGTTCGTCTTTACTGGCGATACTCGCGCTGTTCGCGGCCGGATGTACTACCGAACCGGTCGATGGAAATAATCCAGCGCAAGCCGGTCCTACTATTACGATAACCAGTCCCGCTGAGGGGTTTGTGAGCTCGGATACTAACGTGACCGTATCCGGTACTGCGTCCGACTCCGACGGAGTGATAGGGACCTACCTGAAAGTGGATAGCGGCGCATTTAAGAAAATCGGTACGACGTCGTTCAATACGAATCTTGTCTTAGCTCCGGGCGCGCATGTCCTGAAGATCTACGCGTTCGACGGGCAGGCTAATTCGTCCGCGACTAATACCCGTAATATTACGGTATCGATCGCGGGTAGTGACTCTATCCCGCCTGTATTGACTGTTACCTCTCCCGCATCGGCATCGACGGTCTCAGGGACTTCCAACGTAACGCTTGCGGGCACGGTTTCCGACAACCTGAGCGGTGTCGAGGGCGTATACCTGAAAATCAACGCCGGCGCATTCGCTAAGTTCGCCGCTGGGGATTTCAGTACGAATTTGATTTTTGCTAACGGTACGACGAACACGTTGAAAATATACGCGATGGACGTATCGAACAATATTTCCGCGACCAATGAGTTCGAAGTAATTATCGCGGTCGGTTTCGTAGGCCCGAACTGGGACTTTGAAGCATGGACGGGGAATTGGCCCGATAACTGGACGAACGCGTTGAACGGTATTACGGCGGTTGACTTTACCACAGTCGCAAAGAGCGCGCTGAACAATGGCTACGGCGGTACCGGGTATGCTGTGAGCTTGAGCCAGTCTTCGGTAAATTATCCTATGCTGTGGAATAAAACGGAGATACCCGTTACGGCGGGCGATCAGGTGATCGTGAAGTATTTCGCGAAGATGATTTCCGGTGCGCCGAGATGCACCACCTACATGGCGTTTTACAACGGTACCAATCAGACGGGCTTCATAAACAAGTATTATGGTTCGACGTATATCCTTGACGGCTCATGGAAGGAAATCTATACCGTTACCACCATCGGTGCGGGAACCAACTATATGTATGCGGGCATCGAAGGCGCAAGCAGTAGTTATACCGGCGCCTTCCTCGCGGACGGTATGATCGCCGGAGTCATCAGCGATATTGACAGCGTTGCTCCTTCTATCGATAGCTGGACCACGCCTGCCGATG
Coding sequences within it:
- a CDS encoding DUF433 domain-containing protein → MEKLDRITVSPEFCKGLPSIRETHISVKEIVKMLATGSSHHDVLRTYPQLEPEDIEQVKRIKEL
- a CDS encoding NAD(P)H nitroreductase, translated to MTFMELAKFRQSNRKYKDTPVEREKIERCLEAARIAPSACNSQPWYFIVIDDPDLRKKVASETFGVILNFNHFTLTAPVMVVVVTEPSNLTARVGGAIKNRPYNLIDIGIAAEHFCLQAAEEGLGTCMLGWFNEKPLNKLLNISEGKKIDMVITMGYPLDKQRDKTRKKLDEIRHYNLDK
- a CDS encoding SH3 domain-containing protein, which translates into the protein MKKLSLIPALFLTAAVIGCGNSGGANKTTNSAPSVVEQVTQGSTKMLFIYAQSGLNMRKTPSLEGEKLTKIPYGAAVEILEEKSAPVTMTYEGLKGKWVYVKYGADKGYVFEGFMGRLPVPQPGIGFADYFSKNFAPLKKTVTNSFQPAGEDDGYQLDVNFFYDKGIIIRKYAYFEGGDDTVTIPEMTVQEAFVFLKLFNLPALKTVTFPQKSYDKTFDDGSFCTVTVLKEKGEITAINIYVAIEFIQIKKMPGNKVSITVGSGA
- a CDS encoding D-cysteine desulfhydrase family protein → MFDFLKKKEAILHAPTPIQRLDRFSQEIGTNVFVKRDDLTGTGLSGNKIRKLEYHLFKARAEGADCMITCGGIQSNHARAAAVLCRRVGWHPVLILGGTDPGAGYQGNLLLDQLLGAEIRWVDDHDLFHNSGALIAETAEAMRAKGYKPYVMPMGGTDTVGLNGYIAAGLEIREQEKQMHTSFDAVFCAVGTGGTLGGLILFKELIDWKVRLYGVNVMLDAKYFHERIDALVRDYIAEHRLTLPHHADIIQMVDGFVGPGYAKTTPEGVELIKRIARMEGIFLDPVYTGKAFQGMAKMIKDGGFAQKSNILFLHSGGIFGLFAQTDDLFPGGK